A single window of Salvia splendens isolate huo1 chromosome 8, SspV2, whole genome shotgun sequence DNA harbors:
- the LOC121743461 gene encoding protein BIG GRAIN 1-like B has translation MRNKRDEDMANYQRTHTWVDKFSRPHLQCGKCSSSGSSCSGGFFSSFEAKSLPTENLRNCDDSGINWRGFSDRSDHKSKSESRLVKTKLKALKIYKSVKQPISPSGKVAAFLNSLFSTGTLKKQKFPDNSPPSSFSLSSHTATSTSTTPSLMKPSIRFFPASDEDCRHKPLLRTGNSDDIDSILDAIDEELMKNKDQILGCEFDIFSDEKRGFDDGDDEFDGASCASSDLFELENLSAIGMKELPLYQTTHLHNIMQRD, from the exons ATGAGGAATAAGAGAGACGAAGACATGGCCAATTACCAACGCACCCACACATGGGTCGACAAATTCTCCCGCCCTCATCTACAG TGTGGGAAATGTTCGAGCTCCGGTTCCAGCTGCAGTGGCGGTTTCTTCTCCTCTTTCGAGGCCAAGTCCCTGCCAACGGAGAACCTCAGAAACTGCGACGATTCAGGAATTAATTGGCGAGGTTTCAGCGACAGATCGGATCACAAGTCGAAGAGCGAGAGCAGATTAGTGAAGACAAAACTGAAAGCGCTCAAAATATACAAGAGCGTGAAGCAGCCGATTTCTCCCTCCGGAAAAGTCGCCGCCTTCTTAAACTCACTCTTTTCTACCGGAACCTTAAAGAAACAGAAATTCCCAGACAACTCGCCGCCGTCATCATTCTCGCTCTCCAGCCACACggccacgagcacgagcacgactCCTTCGTTAATGAAGCCGTCGATTAGGTTTTTTCCGGCGAGTGACGAAGATTGTCGCCACAAACCATTGCTCCGAACCGGGAACAGCGACGACATAGATTCAATCTTAGATGCCATTGATGAAGAGCTTATGAAGAACAAGGATCAAATATTGGGGTGTGAATTCGATATTTTTAGCGATGAAAAACGAGGTTTTGACGACGGGGATGATGAGTTTGACGGAGCGAGCTGCGCGAGTTCGGATTTGTTTGAATTGGAAAATCTATCGGCCATTGGAATGAAAGAACTACCGCTTTATCAAACTACTCATCTTCACAATATTATGCAAAGGGACTGA
- the LOC121743170 gene encoding developmentally-regulated G-protein 1 isoform X1, whose protein sequence is MGIIEKIKEIEAEMARTQKNKATEYHLGQLKAKIAKLRTQLLEPPKGASGGGEGFEVSKYGHGRVALIGFPSVGKSTLLTMLTGTHSEAASYEFTTLTCIPGIIHYNDTKIQLLDLPGIIEGASEGKGRGRQVIAVAKSSDLVLMVLDASKSEGHRQILTKELEAVGLRLNKTPPQIYFKKKKTGGISFNSTLPLTHVDEKLCYQILHEYKIHNAEVLFREDATVDDLIDVIEGNRKYIKCVYVYNKIDVIGIDDVDRLARQPNSIVISCNLKLNLDRLLARMWEEMGLVRIYTKPQGQQPDFADPCVLSAGRGGCTVEDFCNYLHRSLVKEVKYVLAWGTSARHYPQHCGLSHILNDEDVVQVVKKKEKEDGGRGRFKSHTTGPARISDREKKAPLKT, encoded by the exons ATGGGGATCATAGAAAAGATTAAAGAAATTGAAGCCGAGATGGCTCGGACTCAGAAAAATAAAGCCACAG AATATCATTTGGGTCAGCTCAAGGCTAAGATAGCAAAGCTGAGGACACAACTGTTGGAGCCTCCAAAA GGGGCTAGTGGAGGCGGTGAGGGCTTTGAAGTTTCAAAATACGGGCATGGCCGTGTCGCACTTATAGGTTTTCCCAG TGTTGGAAAATCAACACTTTTGACTATGTTGACGGGAACACATTCAGAAGCTGCATCATATGAGTTCACCACACTTACCTGTATACCGGGTATTATTCACTATAATGACACAAAAATTCAGCTGCTTGATCTTCCTGGAATTATAGAAGGTGCATCTGAAGGAAAAGGTCGTGGTAGGCAG GTAATTGCGGTTGCCAAATCATCTGATCTTGTATTGATGGTTCTGGATGCCTCCAAA AGTGAAGGGCATCGGCAAATCCTAACAAAGGAATTGGAAGCAGTTGGCTTGCGTTTAAACAAAACCCCACCTCAA ATATACTTCAAAAAGAAGAAGACTGGGGGAATTTCTTTCAATAGTACGTTACCGTTGACTCATGTGGATGAGAAGCTTTGCTATCAAATATTACACGAGTACAAGATTCACAATGCTGAG GTTTTGTTTCGTGAAGATGCGACCGTGGATGATTTGATAGATGTTATTGAGGGCAACCGCAAGTACATAAAGTGTGTATATGTCTACAACAAGATAGATGTTATTGGTATTGATGATGTGGACAGATTAGCTCGACAGCCCAATTCAATTGTCATTAGTTGCAATCTGAAG CTCAATCTGGATAGACTGCTCGCAAGAATGTGGGAAGAGATGGGTCTTGTTAGAATATATACAAAGCCTCAAGGCCAGCAACCAGATTTTGCAGACCCGTGTGTCCTTTCTGCT GGTAGAGGTGGTTGCACTGTTGAAGATTTTTGTAATTACCTTCATCGGAGCCTGGTAAAAGAAGTTAAGTATGTGCTAGCGTGGGGCACAAGTGCAAGGCACTACCCTCAGCATTGTGGTCTTAGTCATATTCTTAATGATGAAGATGTGGTACAAGTGGTTAAGAAAAAG GAGAAAGAAGATGGAGGTAGAGGGCGATTTAAATCACACACAACAGGTCCTGCTCGTATTTCTGACCGAGAAAAGAAGGCCCCTTTAAAAACATGA
- the LOC121743170 gene encoding developmentally-regulated G-protein 1 isoform X2 codes for MGIIEKIKEIEAEMARTQKNKATEYHLGQLKAKIAKLRTQLLEPPKGASGGGEGFEVSKYGHGRVALIGFPSVGKSTLLTMLTGTHSEAASYEFTTLTCIPGIIHYNDTKIQLLDLPGIIEGASEGKGRGRQVIAVAKSSDLVLMVLDASKSEGHRQILTKELEAVGLRLNKTPPQIYFKKKKTGGISFNSTLPLTHVDEKLCYQILHEYKIHNAEVLFREDATVDDLIDVIEGNRKYIKCVYVYNKIDVIGIDDVDRLARQPNSIVISCNLKLNLDRLLARMWEEMGLVRIYTKPQGQQPDFADPCVLSAVCLIVSYTLTIHACLYWEGAKYT; via the exons ATGGGGATCATAGAAAAGATTAAAGAAATTGAAGCCGAGATGGCTCGGACTCAGAAAAATAAAGCCACAG AATATCATTTGGGTCAGCTCAAGGCTAAGATAGCAAAGCTGAGGACACAACTGTTGGAGCCTCCAAAA GGGGCTAGTGGAGGCGGTGAGGGCTTTGAAGTTTCAAAATACGGGCATGGCCGTGTCGCACTTATAGGTTTTCCCAG TGTTGGAAAATCAACACTTTTGACTATGTTGACGGGAACACATTCAGAAGCTGCATCATATGAGTTCACCACACTTACCTGTATACCGGGTATTATTCACTATAATGACACAAAAATTCAGCTGCTTGATCTTCCTGGAATTATAGAAGGTGCATCTGAAGGAAAAGGTCGTGGTAGGCAG GTAATTGCGGTTGCCAAATCATCTGATCTTGTATTGATGGTTCTGGATGCCTCCAAA AGTGAAGGGCATCGGCAAATCCTAACAAAGGAATTGGAAGCAGTTGGCTTGCGTTTAAACAAAACCCCACCTCAA ATATACTTCAAAAAGAAGAAGACTGGGGGAATTTCTTTCAATAGTACGTTACCGTTGACTCATGTGGATGAGAAGCTTTGCTATCAAATATTACACGAGTACAAGATTCACAATGCTGAG GTTTTGTTTCGTGAAGATGCGACCGTGGATGATTTGATAGATGTTATTGAGGGCAACCGCAAGTACATAAAGTGTGTATATGTCTACAACAAGATAGATGTTATTGGTATTGATGATGTGGACAGATTAGCTCGACAGCCCAATTCAATTGTCATTAGTTGCAATCTGAAG CTCAATCTGGATAGACTGCTCGCAAGAATGTGGGAAGAGATGGGTCTTGTTAGAATATATACAAAGCCTCAAGGCCAGCAACCAGATTTTGCAGACCCGTGTGTCCTTTCTGCTGTATGTCTCATAGTATCTTATACACTTACGATACATGCATGCTTGTATTGGGAGGGGGCAAAATATACGTAA
- the LOC121743914 gene encoding uncharacterized protein LOC121743914 isoform X5, translating to MGQTPLKVLEVGTEKKIMSPDSEISYIEVDVMHQEISKIVPNTVDVSECQSGSVEGCTKHLDESEKAKTSNSPVGTDIRPDFSLLNGEIHLDNLSVKDLQEIFQATFGRQTSVKDKQWLKRRIIMGLTNSCDFSTTTLVIIGNRVVKKGKDETGERMDGSVLVDCVVTSALGTNESPTTVHDEQIETHPTGNAMAIQSSASQDNCESNETDAEHRPVKRVRKPTRRYIEEISEGESRDSGAQTVSSVEHPACDQSSAQVCVRSIQNFGLDQRYLLRKDSLGGCGIQVPYVNRIRRSRPRKNFVTLVKSVVYSERCTSETERKTLQFEQEVKSTESLKANFDDDVATVPTANGGMRRKHHRPWTLGEVVKLVDGVSKYGAGRWSEIKRLAFSSYSYRTSVDLKDKWRNLLRASMAESPMGNRIQNTRKHASVPIPAEILSRVRELADIHTQVPPSLTSSKLFRHNDSNNPARVVDVHVS from the exons GAGATCTCTAAAATTGTTCCAAATACAGTTGATGTAAGTGAATGCCAGTCTGGGAGTGTAGAGGGATGCACAAAGCATTTAGATGAATCAGAAAAGGCTAAGACCTCCAACTCTCCTGTTGGTACTGATATTAGACCTGATTTCTCACTGTTGAATGGGGAAATACACCTTGACAACCTGTCAGTTAAAGATCTTCAGGAGATTTTTCAGGCGACATTTGGAAGACAAACTTCTGTGAAAGACAAACAGTGGCTAAAAAGGAGGATTATAATGGGATTGACTAATTCTTGTGATTTTTCAACCACAACACTAGTAATTATTGGTAACAGAGTGGTGAAGAAAGGTAAAGATGAAACCGGTGAACGTATGGATGGTTCTGTTTTGGTCGATTGTGTAGTCACATCTGCTCTGGGGACAAATGAAAGTCCAACCACTGTCCATGATGAACAAATTGAAACCCACCCAACTGGTAATGCAATGGCAATACAAAGTTCTGCTAGTCAAGATAATTGTGAGAGTAATGAGACTGACGCAGAACATAGACCAGTAAAAagagttcgaaagcccacaagACGGTACATTGAAGAAATTTCTGAAGGAGAATCCAGAGATTCTGGTGCTCAAACTGTCTCCTCAGTTGAACATCCGGCATGTGATCAGTCATCTGCACAAGTTTGCGTTAGATCTATTCAGAATTTTGGACTGGATCAAAGATATCTCCTCAGGAAAGATTCTCTTGGTGGTTGTGGAATTCAGGTTCCATATGTTAACCGCATTCGCCGAAGCCGTCCAAGGAAAAATTTTGTTACCCTGGTAAAG TCTGTTGTCTATTCGGAAAGATGCACTTCAGAAACAGAAAGGAAAACCCTTCAGTTTGAGCAGGAAGTAAAAAGTACGGAATCATTGAAGGCTAattttgatgatgatgttgcCACTGTACCCACTGCAAATGGAGGAATGAGGAGGAAGCATCATCGACCTTGGACACTCGGTGAAGTTGTTAAACTGGTTGACGGAGTTTCAAAATATGGTGCTGGTAGATGGTCAGAGATCAAACGACTTgcattttcttcatattcttacCGAACATCAGTTGACCTAAAG GACAAATGGAGGAATCTCCTGAGAGCTAGCATGGCTGAATCACCCATGGGAAACAGG ATTCAGAATACTCGGAAGCACGCGTCAGTTCCCATTCCTGCTGAAATTCTGTCAAGAGTGAGAGAACTTGCTGATATACATACACAGGTTCCTCCAAGCCTCACCTCTAGCAAATTATTCAGACATAATGATTCCAATAATCCTGCACGTGTCGTAGATGTGCATGTTAGTTAG